In Erpetoichthys calabaricus chromosome 15, fErpCal1.3, whole genome shotgun sequence, one DNA window encodes the following:
- the LOC114665644 gene encoding LOW QUALITY PROTEIN: plectin-like (The sequence of the model RefSeq protein was modified relative to this genomic sequence to represent the inferred CDS: deleted 3 bases in 3 codons) — translation MQKLKKLVKELEGSLEKIKQQKEHLEQELPKVVASAENELSKKQKIIEEINHQKTKAEYEAKEYRLELEATVRKKAAAEQDLEHTRQLILQAESKQAAVEEKLRVLKKEIEDSTMARRKMEEHLRRKDIDVQDLEQQKRILEKELRTKELAEGDLKLRLMQQEEAKEAEAKMMRSEIMHSVVRESHQQSALPYSVGYLNSEMESKKTEALQLKVDELILEKKKAENDLKSLKSELNSLEIQKNAVEEKAQLLRDCLEEANNKMKLFQLELQQKNSSQSSHMLNLREMESELANGRQKSEELRQEAAELKKSVFRLQEEVKSLQRDKDSLEQECLFHKTEIDGLSEQLRMKHEDLLKRASTEQESSHKTKFLEDDLSNAKSEIDKLRFKVSELTRVNVKSENDIRSLKINVDTCQQDRVFFEEKLKSQRTELENMREQLSKAKEEIMLKTKAEQEAQLKNRSLDMELQKTNRLVHQLKEKVEELRRINVESDVALKKVKSELEKLAMEKSSHQQQVDIFKSQAEGYKSQIKIVEDELMKKNKMSQEYQLKLRSYEEDMKRMAELQQKVKELNLININNEKDLRALKSEHNSTTMEKKSAELKVQSQKTEIDDVNIKLKKAKEDLQKESREVQKNQTRIRELEAELQKCKLVAEDFRRKSENLRDASVSSEKYAESFKLELQNLKKEKSAAQEKVHLQTTEMNLLKQRLDKVQMEFQQRQRDDVMGNQRIKKLEEELGQYKKMVQEHKSKLDLQRKEHEQKLQTIQRETQQKLQQKESSVKLEFDQKARTQSQNIETAERENKFLRQEIEQLKAINQNFLKNKQEMQKDMDALLMKFQYAEKERGTANNEIHNAKSYIVELENENVKLKANVTQADNIRKEVSLENTRLKHALAESERKQELTDQEARTLKEHIFNNRKEMSTLKEMVTIFDSTVNTNGIKEKAIDLKLQDQLNYQDSKELFLRPRSETEVNSLRKHTELDKCDLVKRELQITTHVITANEDLKEKLEEELRKMKLTAEITKLEQNKVTDEVMKLMQESENILKDREIMHNKSRELEADFINHENSYSVQTSRVYQTPNQYVDTANVNVQMDISVMKHDIMSTDLANNVFGKVEMTNHDSRDIFSTPHPELIMTKRVTNSFVSPGNSSLKSEWSHTGTDDKFKFRGLRDYVTASALAEAKILDLNTLKRLELGMTTIEEVQESLEDYISSRTVIAGLYVESGKKKVSFMDAANKGLMAKSYALEFLEAQAATGFITDSQTGRKYSVEEAVHNDIVSTEFRDKLLDAEKAAIGYVHGGKTLSVFQAMENRLIERMKGKKIIELQISTGGIIDPQRSIRLSPETAIDQGMLNRFTLTHLHDPSSNPRGFHNPNTGQSMYYSELLKLCVLDVSGKDLLLPFGDRSISSPSPTKPQRILVVESNTGAEMTIYDAYCKQKIDQKMYQKLSEQESEWKETSDLDSNNLTVTVLSDGKSGRGFVLEDALKEGTVGTSEVTKYKVGIITINELADQLIAKHKVLTVSDCPITGFWDTLSNKRLTFLQALQLNLVERLTAIRLLEAQACTGGIYDPSTGKKYSVSDALKRGLIDDSLNRQIQQAELAYSGVISPHTKKPLSIAEAMKNHLFPKDVGQRCLEFQFLTGGLIDPNTGGKIRLEEAIRTGLIDANTAMKLKDDKFHAKSLTCPKTKKKMSFKEALDRAVYDCHTGLKILEASKPQVPGGSTSIYYMRTF, via the exons ATGCAAAAGTTGAAAAAGCTGGTTAAGGAACTCGAGGGCAGCTTAGAGAAAATAAAGCAGCAAAAGGAACATCTGGAGCAGGAACTTCCCAAAGTAGTAGCGTCTGCGGAAAATGAGTTgtctaaaaaacagaaaattatcgAAGAAATTAACCATCAGAAAACTAAAGCAGAATATGAAGCCAAAGAATATCGTTTGGAGCTGGAGGCAACCGTAAGGAAGAAGGCGGCGGCTGAGCAGGATCTGGAGCACACGCGTCAGCTCATTTTACAGGCTGAATCCAAGCAGGCAGCTGTTGAAGAAAAGCTGAGGGTTCTCAAAAAAGAAATTGAAGACAGCACAATGGCACGAAGGAAGATGGAGGAACATCTCAGAAGAAAGGACATAGATGTTCAAGATTTGGAGCAGCAAAAGAGGATATTAGAGAAGGAGCTGAGAACAAAAGAGCTTGCGGAAGGCGACCTCAAACTGAGACTCATGCAGCAAGAAGAGGCCAAAGAAGCGGAAGCTAAAATGATGAGAAGCGAAATCATGCATTCGGTGGTGAGGGAGAGCCATCAACAGTCCGCCTTACCTTATAGCGTGGGCTATCTTAACTCTGAAATGGAGtcaaagaaaacagaagcccttcaACTCAAAGTGGACGAGTTGATTCTTGAGAAGAAAAAAGCCGAAAACGATTTGAAGAGTCTGAAATCTGAGCTGAATTCCCTCGAGATTCAGAAAAATGCCGTGGAGGAGAAAGCACAACTT TTAAGGGACTGTTTGGAGGAAGCCAATAATAAGATGAAGCTGTTTCAGTTGGAGTTGCAGCAGAAGAACTCCTCGCAGAGCAGCCACATGCTGAACCTTCGAGAAATGGAGTCCGAGCTGGCAAACGGTAGGCAGAAATCAGAGGAGCTCAGGCAGGAGGCTGCCGAGTTGAAGAAATCGGTTTTCCGCTTACAAGAGGAAGTGAAAAGTCTCCAACGAGATAAGGACTCCCTTGAGCAAGAATGTCTCTTTCACAAGACCGAAATTGACGGCTTGTCGGAACAGTTGAGAATGAAGCATGAAGATCTGTTAAAACGAGCCAGCACCGAACAAGAAAGCAGCCACAAGACCAAATTCTTAGAGGACGATCTCTCCAACGCCAAAAGCGAAATCGACAAGCTCAGGTTCAAGGTTAGCGAACTCACTAGGGTCAATGTGAAATCTGAGAATGACATCAGGAGTTTGAAAATTAATGTTGACACCTGCCAGCAGGACAGAGTCTTCTTTGAGGAAAAGCTCAAGTCGCAAAGGACTGAATTAGAAAACATGCGTGAACAACTTTCTAAAGCAAAGGAGGAGATCATGCTCAAGACAAAGGCAGAACAAGAAGCCCAGTTGAAAAACCGTAGTCTCGATATGGAGCTGCAGAAG ACCAACCGACTTGTGCACCAGCTTAAAGAAAAGGTGGAAGAACTTAGGAGAATCAATGTAGAGTCCGACGTGGCCTTGAAAAAA GTGAAGTCTGAGCTGGAAAAACTGGCTATGGAAAAAAGCAGCCATCAGCAGCAGGTTGACATTTTCAAATCTCAAGCAGAGGGGTACAAATCTCAGATAAAAATTGTGGAAGACGAGTTGATGAAGAAGAATAAGATGTCACAGGAGTATCAGCTAAAGCTCCGAAGTTATGAGGAGGACATGAAGAGAATGGCCGAACTGCAGCAAAAGGTCAAGGAACTCAACCTTATCAATATAAACAATGAAAAGGACCTAAGGGCCTTAAAATCAGAGCACAATTCTACAACTATGGAGAAGAAATCGGCAGAACTTAAGGTCCAGTCGCAGAAAACGGAAATTGATGATGTGaacatcaagctgaagaaagctAAAGAGGACCTGCAAAAGGAATCCCGAGAGGTTCAAAAGAATCAAACCAGAATCCGAGAGCTTGAAGCCGAATTGCAGAAATGTAAGCTGGTTGCAGAAGACTTCAGAAGAAAGTCGGAGAATCTCAGGGATGCTAGCGTCAGCTCGGAAAAATACGCTGAGAGCTTTAAGCTCGAGCTTCAGAATCTGAAGAAGGAGAAAAGTGCAGCACAGGAGAAAGTCCACCTACAAACGACGGAGATGAATTTGCTGAAGCAACGACTGGATAAAGTCCAGATGGAGTTTCAGCAGAGACAGAGAGATGACGTTATGGGGAACCAAAGGATTAAAAAATTGGAAGAGGAGCTTGGACAATATAAGAAAATGGTGCAGGAACATAAAAGCAAGCTTGACCTTCAGAGGAAGGAGCACGAGCAAAAGCTGCAGACCATTCAAAGGGAGACACAGCAGAAGCTTCAGCAGAAGGAATCCTCGGTTAAACTGGAGTTTGACCAAAAGGCTCGAACTCAATCGCAAAACATAGAAACCGCCGAACGGGAAAACAAGTTCCTTCGCCAGGAGATTGAACAGCTGAAAGCAATTAACCAGAACTTTCTCAAAAATAAGCAGGAGATGCAGAAAGACATGGATGCCCTGCTTATGAAGTTCCAATATGCGGAAAAGGAAAGGGGCACCGCTAACAACGAAATACacaatgcaaaatcttacattgtCGAGTTAGAGAATGAGAACGTCAAACTCAAGGCGAACGTGACACAGGCCGACAATATCCGCAAAGAGGTTTCGCTCGAAAACACGCGCCTCAAACATGCGCTAGCTGAGAGCGAAAGAAAGCAAGAGCTCACTGACCAAGAAGCCCGGACgttaaaggaacacatttttaataatcGAAAGGAAATGAGCACTCTGAAGGAAATGGTCACCATTTTCGATTCGACTGTGAACACCAATGGCATTAAGGAAAAAGCAATCGACTTAAAACTACAGGATCAGCTCAACTACCAAGACTCCAAAGAGCTGTTTCTGCGACCGAGGTCGGAAACGGAGGTTAATTCTCTGAGAAAACACACCGAGCTAGATAAATGTGATCTGGTGAAACGGGAGCTACAAATAACAACGCATGTCATTACAGCTAATGAAGACCTTAAAGAAAAGCTAGAAGAAGAGCTGCGGAAAATGAAGCTCACTGCAGAG ATAACCAAACTGGAGCAAAATAAGGTTACAGACGAGGTGATGAAATTAATGCaggaaagtgaaaacattttgaaagacAGAGAGATAATGCACAATAAAAGCCGAGAATTAGAAGCGGATTTCATTAACCACGAAAACTCCTATAGTGTTCAAACCTCTCGTGTCTACCAGACACCGAATCAGTATGTTGACACAGCGAATGTAAATGTACAAATGGATATTTCGGTAATGAAACATGACATTATGTCTACAGATTTGGCAAATAACGTATTTGGAAAGGTAGAAATGACAAACCACGATAGCCGAGATATCTTCTCAACTCCTCATCCAGAACTAATCATGACAAAGAGGGTAACCAACTCATTCGTATCTCCAGGAAACTCGTCTCTGAAAAGTGAGTGGAGCCACACTGGCACCGACGACAAATTTAAGTTTCGAGGACTTAGAGATTACGTCACAGCCAGTGCTTTAGCCGAAGCGAAAATTTTAGACCTCAACACTCTGAAAAGGCTTGAGTTAGGAATGACAACCATCGAAGAAGTACAAGAATCGCTTGAAGACTATATAAGCAGCAGAACGGTGATTGCTGGTCTTTACGTTGAATCCGGCAAGAAAAAAGTGTCCTTCATGGATGCGGCCAATAAGGGGCTAATGGCAAAATCTTATGCTCTGGAATTCCTGGAGGCCCAGGCTGCCACCGGCTTTATCACTGATTCCCAGACAGGAAGGAAGTATTCAGTTGAAGAAGCAGTACACAACGATATCGTCAGTACCGAGTTCAGGGATAAGTTACTGGATGCGGAAAAGGCAGCCATAGGATATGTGCATGGCGGCAAGACCTTGTCAGTGTTCCAAGCAATGGAGAACCGGCTGATCGAGCGAATGAAAGGGAAGAAGATAATTGAGTTGCAGATTTCAACTGGGGGTATCATCGATCCTCAGCGAAGTATTCGCCTCTCTCCTGAAACAGCAATCGATCAAGGAATGCTGAACAGATTTACTCTGACTCACTTGCATGATCCATCGAGCAATCCAAGAGGCTTCCATAATCCAAACACAGGACAAAGTATGTATTACTCGGAGTTGCTAAAGTTGTGCGTTTTGGATGTGAGTGGAAAAGATTTACTCCTACCATTCGGTGACCGGAGCATTTCATCTCCTTCACCAACCAAGCCACAGAGGATCCTAGTGGTCGAGAGTAACACGGGAGCAGAGATGACAATCTACGATGCATACTGCAAGCAGAAAATTGACCAGAAGATGTATCAGAAACTTTCTGAACAGGAAAGCGAATGGAAGGAAACCTCAGATCTGGATTCCAATAATCTGACCGTTACTGTGTTATCTGATGGCAAGAGTGGAAGAGGATTTGTTCTTGAAGATGCACTCAAGGAGGGTACTGTTGGAACTAGTGAGGTTACGAAGTATAAAGTGGGTATCATAACCATCAATGAGCTGGCTGACCAGTTAATTGCCAAACATAAAGTGCTGACGGTCTCTGATTGTCCCATCACAGGCTTCTGGGATACTTTATCCAACAAAAGGCTTACCTTTCTCCAAGCACTGCAACTGAATCTGGTGGAAAGGCTCACAGCCATTCGTCTTCTCGAGGCTCAGGCATGCACTGGGGGAATCTATGACCCCTCAACTGGAAAAAAGTATTCGGTGTCAGACGCCTTGAAAAGAGGGCTGATCGATGATTCTTTGAACCGACAAATACAACAGGCTGAGCTCGCTTACTCGGGCGTGATCTCTCCACATACTAAAAAACCGTTGTCTATAGCCGAAGCAATGAAAAACCATCTGTTTCCCAAAGATGTCGGTCAACGCTGTCTTGAATTCCAGTTCCTGACAGGTGGCCTAATAGATCCGAATACAGGGGGGAAGATTCGTTTGGAAGAGGCCATCAGGACCGGACTTATTGACGCCAATACCGCCATGAAGCTGAAGGATGATAAATTTCATGCCAAAAGCCTTACCTgtccaaaaactaaaaagaagATGTCCTTCAAGGAAGCGTTAGATCGAGCAGTTTACGATTGTCATACCGGACTTAAAATACTGGAAGCCTCTAAACCTCAAGTTCCCGGAGGCtccacatctatttattatatgaggacattttaa